DNA from Rhodopirellula islandica:
TCGAGCGACCCGTGGTAGAGTTCGTACCCGAAACGCTCCGCGATACTGGGAGCTCTGGCTTCAACCGGCTGATCGCTCAGGAATCTCTGCAGGTCGGCCTCCAGTGCCCCAGCCGATTCGTAGCGTAGGTCTGGATCGCGTCTCAGGCACTTCAAACAGATCGCTTGCATCGCATCGGAAAGATCAGGCCGATGTTTCTTCGGCCCATCGATCGGCGAATGGTGCAGCATCAACACGGCCTCGGCAAAATTGTCCGGCGTCAAAGGAGTCGTTCCGGTGAGCATCTGATACAGCATCACGCCGAGCGAATAGAGATCGCTCTTCGGTGTGATCTGACGATTGCCAAACATCGCTTGTTCGGGCGCAATGTAACGCGGTGTCCCCGCGATCCTGGTCGTTGTCGCGACGGTCGAATCCGTGTTCGCACAAAGACCAAAGTCCAACACCACGGGCCTCTGCGTTTCGCCATCCGACGACTGCTGCATCAGAA
Protein-coding regions in this window:
- a CDS encoding serine/threonine protein kinase, with product MALDKRHGKQHRTNTRKFDHARRRGLRFGSDAIGRAVVVFVGCDWLANQSSPMSEKEAAKWMIQMANAVQYGHEAGIIHRDLKPQNILMQQSSDGETQRPVVLDFGLCANTDSTVATTTRIAGTPRYIAPEQAMFGNRQITPKSDLYSLGVMLYQMLTGTTPLTPDNFAEAVLMLHHSPIDGPKKHRPDLSDAMQAICLKCLRRDPDLRYESAGALEADLQRFLSDQPVEARAPSIAERFGYELYHGSLEKTFGWAIIGINLFTWAWAASGGLLV